The following are from one region of the Neurospora crassa OR74A linkage group III, whole genome shotgun sequence genome:
- a CDS encoding peroxisomal adenine nucleotide transporter 1, protein MPRASKLLPSLGHAASGAGGTIISTLTTYPLDLVNTRLKVQRQLRADGAIGPEDGYQGVWDAFQAIYEREGGLKAFFAGLGPDLGKSAADSFLFFLFYTWFRAKRLRVNEPYLKVLEELAVGAAAGACAKLFTTPVSNVVTRRQTANLISSSSSSSSSSPSSSSALSRSSNPSTPPTDGGGSTVRRRRPSSPRAAAATAAQPDLSFTETIVSIYRERGLLNGLWAGYSASLVLTLNPSMTFFLQQILKRMLVSRENWEEPGSAITFVIAALSKVMATSVTYPFQIAKARVQVSAAPSSSASASASAPRDDTSKKEVKKEGKKAAATTGRRRRETIFSTVRRIAETEGVKALYDGIGGELLKAFFNHGLTMLSKDIIHGLIIQLYFAVVAALKDYKKIRESVSKRAKKARGDMSRYYMLATLAAQMLRQRGLRQTLAMTGVLGKGKVE, encoded by the exons ATGCCCCGAGCATCCAaactcctcccctccctagGACACGCCGcctccggcgccggcggcaccatcatctccacctTGACCACCTACCCGCTCGACCTCGTCAATACGCGCCTCAAAGTACAGCGCCAGCTGCGCGCTGACGGGGCAATTGGGCCCGAGGACGGGTACCAGGGGGTTTGGGACGCGTTCCAGGCGATTTACGAGAGGGAAGGAGGGCTTAAGGCCTTCTTTGCGGGGTTGGGACCGGATTTGGGCAAGAGTGCTGCGGAtagttttttgtttttcttgttttATACG TGGTTCCGCGCCAAACGCCTCCGCGTCAACGAACCCTACCTCAAAGTCCTCGAGGAACTCGCCGTCGGCGCCGCGGCCGGCGCCTGCGCAAAGTTATTCACCACGCCCGTCTCCAATGTCGTTACGCGCCGCCAGACAGCCAACCtgatttcctcctcctcctcctcctcctcctcctccccctcctcctcttctgctTTATCACGAAGTAGTAACCCGTCTACCCCTCCTaccgacggcggcggcagcacagtccgacgacgacgaccaagtTCCCCCCGGGCTGCGGCTGCGACGGCTGCACAACCAGACCTCTCCTTCACCGAAACCATCGTTTCCATCTACCGCGAGCGGGGCTTGCTCAACGGGCTATGGGCCGGATACTCCGCCAGCCTGGTATTGACGCTCAACCCCAGCATGACCTTTTTCCTGCAGCAGATTCTGAAGCGGATGTTGGTTTCGAGGGAAAACTGGGAGGAACCAGGGAGTGCCATCACGTTTGTGATTGCGGCGCTGAGCAAGGTCATGGCTACGAGCGTGACGTATCCGTTCCAGATTGCCAAGGCGAGGGTGCAAGTTTCTGCGGCGCCTTCTTCGTCGGCATCGGCATCGGCGTCCGCACCGAGGGATGATACTAGTaagaaggaggtgaagaaggaggggaagaaagcAGCGGCTACTacgggaaggaggaggagggaaaccATCTTCTCCACAGTCCGTCGAATAGCAGAAACCGAGGGTGTTAAAGCCCTGTACGATGGCATTGGAGGGGAATTGCTCAAGGCGTTCTTCAACCATGGGTTGACCATGTTGTCAAAGGATATCATCCATGGGTTGATCATACAGCTGTACTTTGCTGTGGTGGCAGCGTTGAAGGATTATAAAAAGATCAGGGAGAGCGTGAGCAAGAGGGCGAAGAAGGCCAGAGGGGATATGAGCAGGTATTATATGCTTGCGACTTTGGCCGCGCAGATGTTGAGGCAGAGGGGGTTGAGGCAGACACTGGCGATGACTGGGGTTCTtggaaaggggaaggttGAGTAG
- a CDS encoding zinc finger containing protein, which translates to MSHSKRNTSRPVFTSHERQLAKAAWTASSARLSRESFLPFASCSLCLETAIDPVACLHGDIFCRECALTNILAQKKEIKRAEKLREQEEKEAAEEQARRDAEAQERAIREFELTQAGLSIQRGNSNGDDQRDITLPKTESTSIKNGDEKRIEEKRGEKRKFSLDGDEVARIAEEERAKARRAIEDEKASKPKLPSFWSPSVTPSSNSKDILHDIKKKVKTQPTCPAAPEDRPHFYSLHTLVAINFTEEEDSSTKTKARICPACKKALSNSSRATLAKPCGHVLCKNCVDRFMKPMGHHDPHAPDVDPDAIVCYVCDTELTEKKESSSKKGKEGKKGKKEKETIKPGLVELRREGTGFSAGGTNQVKKDGVGFAC; encoded by the exons ATGTCACACA GCAAAAGAAACACCAGCCGACCCGTCTTCACCTCGCACGAGCGGCAGCTAGCCAAAGCCGCCTggaccgcctcctccgcccgtCTCTCGCGCGAATCCTTCCTGCCGTTTGCATCATGCTCGCTCTGTCTCGAAACCGCCATCGACCCCGTCGCCTGTCTGCACGGCGACATCTTTTGCCGCGAATGCGCTCTGACCAACATCCTGGCgcaaaagaaggagatcAAGCGCGCCGAGAAGCTgcgggagcaggaggagaaggaagcagCTGAGGAGCAAGCAAGAAGAGATGCCGAGGCACAGGAGAGGGCGATTAGGGAGTTTGAGCTTACGCAGGCCGGATTGTCGATTCAGAGGGGCAATAGCAATGGGGATGATCAGCGGGACATCACATTACCAAAAACCGAATCGACATCAATTAAGAATGGAGATGAGAAGAGgatagaagaaaagaggggagAGAAACGCAAGTTTTCTCTGGACGGAGACGAGGTTGCGAGGATTGCCGAAGAGGAGCGAGCCAAAGCAAGGAGAGCCATTGAAGACGAAAAG GCCTCGAAACCCAAACTCCCTTCCTTCTGGTCGCCCTCCGTAACTCCCTCCTCGAACTCCAAAGACATCCTCCACGATATCAAGAAGAAAGTCAAAACCCAACCGACATGTCCCGCCGCGCCCGAAGACAGACCGCACTTTTACTCGCTCCACACGCTTGTCGCCATCAACTtcacggaagaggaggactcGAGCACGAAAACCAAGGCGAGGATATGTCCTGCCTGCAAGAAGGCGCTGTCGAATTCGTCGCGAGCAACTCTGGCGAAGCCATGTGGCCATGTGCTTTGTAAGAACTGCGTCGACAGGTTCATGAAGCCTATGGGGCATCATGATCCGCATGCGCCGGATGTAGATCCCGATGCTATCGTGTGCTATGTCTGCGATACGGAGTTGACGGAGAAGAAAGAGTCGAGTAgtaaaaaggggaaagaagggaagaaggggaagaaagagaaggagacgaTAAAACCTGGGTTGGTGGAACTGAGGCGCGAAGGTACGGGGTTCTCAGCTGGAGGCACGAATCAGGTCAAGAAAGACGGAGTCGGCTTCGCGTGTTAA